The following coding sequences lie in one Musa acuminata AAA Group cultivar baxijiao chromosome BXJ1-8, Cavendish_Baxijiao_AAA, whole genome shotgun sequence genomic window:
- the LOC103995656 gene encoding hevamine-A-like gives MAIRSPASPPLLLAACLLLALAGRLRAEPCNAVYWGQDAYEGSLREACATGYYKYVLIASLNQFGHGKIPRLNLAGHCDPTFGGCTFLSSDIISCQQDYNVKVMLSLGGAYGNYRLASKKDARNVATHIWNSYLGGESPYRPLGNSVLDGIDFDIEGGSRFYWDDLARYLNAYSTPERKIYLSAAPQCPMPDYYLQAAIDTGLFDYVWVQFYDNYCQFSPNNVGTFLQAWNQWTSTSVSKVFLGLPASPEAAISGYVTPDDLINTVLPLVRSSSVYGGIMLWNRYLDKINGYSPLVNDSVCPLTMGIEPLMKNGTVSVN, from the coding sequence ATGGCGATCCGATCACCAGCATCCCCGCCGCTGCTACTAGCAGCGTGCTTGCTGCTTGCACTCGCCGGAAGACTGCGTGCCGAACCATGCAATGCAGTCTACTGGGGCCAAGACGCCTACGAGGGAAGCTTACGAGAAGCCTGTGCCACCGGCTACTACAAGTACGTCCTCATAGCCTCCCTCAACCAGTTCGGCCACGGCAAGATTCCACGGTTGAACCTCGCCGGCCACTGTGACCCCACCTTCGGAGGCTGCACTTTCCTGAGCAGCGACATCATCTCATGCCAGCAGGACTACAACGTCAAGGTGATGCTCTCCCTGGGCGGTGCCTACGGCAACTACCGCCTGGCGTCCAAGAAGGATGCCAGGAACGTCGCCACACACATCTGGAACAGTTACTTGGGCGGCGAATCCCCCTACCGGCCCCTCGGGAACTCCGTCTTGGATGGCATAGACTTCGACATCGAGGGAGGGAGCAGATTCTACTGGGACGACCTTGCTCGCTACTTGAACGCCTACAGCACGCCGGAGCGGAAAATTTACCTGAGCGCGGCTCCACAGTGCCCCATGCCCGACTATTACCTTCAAGCTGCAATCGACACCGGTCTCTTCGACTACGTGTGGGTGCAGTTCTACGACAACTACTGCCAGTTCTCCCCCAACAACGTTGGCACCTTTCTTCAGGCATGGAACCAGTGGACTTCCACGAGCGTAAGCAAGGTGTTCCTGGGACTGCCTGCTTCTCCTGAGGCAGCTATAAGTGGCTACGTCACACCTGATGACCTCATAAACACCGTTCTTCCCTTGGTCAGGAGTTCGAGCGTGTACGGGGGAATTATGCTATGGAACAGATACTTAGACAAGATCAATGGATATAGTCCTCTGGTGAACGACTCAGTGTGTCCTTTGACAATGGGGATTGAGCCATTGATGAAGAACGGAACTGTATCAGTGAACTAA